A single window of [Clostridium] hylemonae DSM 15053 DNA harbors:
- the hypD gene encoding trans-4-hydroxy-L-proline dehydratase produces MEERGMNERIRKLRKLSLDTPAHIDMERAESMTKTYETYEGALSVPELRAQVLKDYFAAKTLYIGEGELIVGEKGDSPQASPTFPELCCHTMEDMHVMNDRELISFKVKEKDFETQEKVMIPFWDKRCIRNKILRQMTPEWKKAYEAGLFTEFMEQRGPGHTVGSVKIYEKGFLDYKEDIQASIDKLDFFHDPEALDKKNELEGMKIACDAIMILGERYAALARDLAQKETDPKRREELLQIAANCDVVPAHKPETYWQAIQMYWFVHLGVTSELNPWDAYSPGRLDQHLNPFYEKDVEAGVLDDEKALELLECLWVKFNNQPAPPKVGITLKESSTYTDFANLNTGGIAPNGENGVNNVSYLILDCMDEMKLLQPSSNVQISRKTPQKFLKRACEISRKGWGQPAFYNTEAIVQELLNAGKSLEDARRGGTSGCVETGAFGNEAYILTGYFNIPKIFELTLNNGYDKVSGQQLGLELGYAADFETYEELYDAFKKQMKYFIDIKVQGSNVIEKIYAENMPVPFLSIITNDCISKGKDYNGGGARYNTKYLQGVGIGTITDCLAAVKYNVYEKKTFTMEELMQALEDNFEGHDRIWNIVCNKTPKYGNDDDYADSIMKDVFEYYRSQVTGRPNMLGGMYRINMLPTTCHVYFGDVMMASPNGRLAHKPVSEGISPEKGADTNGPTSVVKSCAKMDHLQTGGTLLNQKFTPSVVAGEEGLDQMANLVRTYFNMDGHHIQFNVIDKETLIQAQEHPEDYKDLIVRVAGYSDHFRNLSKALQDEIIERTEQSFS; encoded by the coding sequence ATGGAAGAAAGAGGAATGAACGAACGCATCAGGAAACTCAGAAAGCTCAGCCTGGACACACCGGCACATATTGACATGGAGCGGGCCGAAAGTATGACAAAGACGTATGAGACATACGAGGGAGCCCTCTCTGTTCCGGAACTGCGCGCGCAGGTGCTGAAAGATTATTTTGCAGCGAAGACTTTATACATAGGAGAGGGAGAGCTCATTGTGGGCGAGAAAGGCGACTCTCCCCAGGCATCTCCTACATTCCCGGAACTGTGCTGCCATACGATGGAAGATATGCATGTCATGAATGACCGGGAACTCATAAGCTTTAAGGTAAAAGAAAAAGATTTTGAGACACAGGAAAAGGTGATGATCCCGTTCTGGGATAAGAGATGCATCCGCAACAAGATCCTGAGACAGATGACACCGGAGTGGAAGAAGGCGTACGAAGCAGGACTGTTTACAGAATTTATGGAGCAGCGCGGACCGGGACATACGGTTGGTTCTGTGAAAATATATGAAAAGGGATTTCTCGATTATAAGGAGGATATCCAGGCATCCATAGATAAACTGGATTTCTTTCATGATCCGGAGGCATTGGATAAGAAAAATGAGCTGGAGGGCATGAAAATTGCCTGCGACGCCATTATGATCCTCGGTGAACGGTATGCGGCTCTCGCAAGAGACCTGGCTCAGAAGGAGACAGATCCAAAGCGCAGGGAAGAACTGCTTCAGATCGCGGCCAACTGTGACGTTGTCCCGGCTCATAAGCCAGAGACATACTGGCAGGCGATCCAGATGTACTGGTTTGTACATCTCGGTGTCACGAGTGAGCTGAATCCATGGGATGCGTACAGCCCGGGGCGTCTTGACCAGCATTTGAATCCATTTTATGAAAAGGATGTGGAAGCGGGCGTTCTGGATGATGAGAAAGCGCTGGAACTGCTAGAGTGTCTGTGGGTTAAATTCAACAACCAGCCGGCACCGCCGAAGGTTGGGATCACGCTGAAAGAGAGCAGCACATACACAGATTTTGCAAACCTCAACACAGGCGGAATCGCTCCAAACGGAGAGAATGGCGTGAACAATGTAAGTTATCTCATACTGGACTGCATGGATGAGATGAAGCTGCTGCAGCCAAGTTCCAATGTACAGATCAGCAGAAAGACACCGCAGAAGTTCCTCAAACGTGCCTGTGAGATCTCACGCAAAGGCTGGGGACAGCCGGCATTCTACAACACAGAAGCTATCGTACAGGAGCTGCTCAACGCAGGAAAATCACTGGAGGATGCAAGGCGCGGCGGCACGAGCGGATGTGTGGAGACAGGGGCGTTCGGCAACGAGGCATATATTCTCACCGGATACTTTAATATACCGAAGATATTTGAACTGACACTGAACAACGGATACGATAAAGTAAGCGGGCAGCAGCTCGGCCTTGAGCTCGGATATGCGGCGGACTTCGAGACATACGAAGAACTTTACGACGCATTTAAAAAGCAGATGAAATATTTCATTGATATCAAAGTGCAGGGAAGCAATGTTATCGAGAAGATATACGCAGAAAATATGCCGGTGCCGTTCTTATCCATCATCACGAACGACTGTATCTCCAAAGGGAAAGACTACAATGGAGGCGGCGCAAGATACAATACAAAATATCTCCAGGGAGTAGGGATCGGAACGATCACAGACTGTCTGGCCGCTGTGAAGTACAACGTATATGAAAAGAAGACATTTACGATGGAAGAGCTGATGCAGGCGCTGGAGGATAATTTTGAAGGGCATGACAGGATCTGGAATATTGTGTGCAACAAGACGCCGAAATACGGAAATGACGACGACTATGCAGACAGCATCATGAAAGATGTGTTTGAATACTACAGAAGCCAGGTGACGGGACGGCCGAATATGCTCGGCGGTATGTACCGCATCAACATGCTGCCAACCACGTGCCACGTATACTTCGGTGACGTCATGATGGCAAGCCCCAACGGACGTCTGGCCCACAAGCCCGTATCCGAGGGAATCTCTCCGGAAAAAGGCGCGGATACAAACGGTCCTACATCTGTCGTGAAATCGTGTGCCAAGATGGACCACCTTCAGACAGGCGGAACACTGCTGAACCAGAAGTTCACACCGAGTGTAGTTGCCGGAGAAGAAGGGCTTGACCAGATGGCCAATCTCGTGCGCACCTACTTCAACATGGACGGACACCACATTCAGTTTAACGTTATCGATAAAGAGACACTCATACAGGCGCAGGAGCATCCGGAAGATTATAAGGATCTGATCGTGCGCGTGGCAGGCTACAGCGACCACTTCAGAAATCTGAGCAAGGCGCTGCAGGACGAAATCATCGAGCGGACAGAACAGAGCTTTAGTTAA
- a CDS encoding TetR/AcrR family transcriptional regulator encodes MGKSEDKKGVKSRIVSAAWQLFHDKGYNGTTVDDIIELSGTSKGSFYYYFNTKDELLNTLAFILDDYYEELEQKMDTGMNSFVKLLYLNAEMHAMMEEKISLDLLASLYSTQLVADGQVHLLDSNRKYYKLITKVVEEGQRRGQIRADRTVREIVKYYAMCERALVSDWCLNKGSYSLTRYSRECMPVMMEHFKA; translated from the coding sequence ATGGGGAAAAGTGAAGACAAGAAAGGTGTTAAAAGCAGAATCGTATCGGCGGCGTGGCAGTTGTTTCATGACAAAGGATACAATGGAACGACCGTGGATGATATCATTGAACTGTCAGGGACGTCGAAAGGTTCTTTTTATTATTATTTCAACACGAAAGATGAACTGCTGAATACACTGGCGTTTATACTGGATGATTACTATGAGGAGCTGGAACAGAAGATGGATACAGGCATGAACAGTTTTGTAAAGCTGTTGTATCTGAATGCCGAGATGCACGCTATGATGGAAGAGAAGATAAGCCTTGACCTGCTCGCGTCTCTTTACTCCACCCAGCTTGTGGCGGACGGTCAGGTACACTTGCTTGACAGTAACCGCAAATATTATAAGCTCATCACCAAAGTTGTGGAGGAGGGGCAGAGGCGGGGACAGATCCGCGCCGACAGGACAGTCAGGGAGATCGTGAAATACTATGCCATGTGTGAGAGGGCGCTCGTATCCGACTGGTGCCTCAACAAGGGAAGCTACTCCCTCACCAGGTACAGCAGAGAATGCATGCCGGTCATGATGGAACATTTTAAGGCATAA
- a CDS encoding biotin transporter BioY: protein MNERKLSIQDICTISLCTAVTAIMAQISIPMPMGVPMTMQTFAVTLAAVILGAKKGAAASLIYVLLGAAGVPVLANFTGGYQYLIGPTGGFLLTFPVMAYIIGLGAEKFRRANSGFIICLILGTAVNYIGGIAMFCLVTGSSVWAGFTACVLPFIPTAVIKAGLAAAIGLKIHRRLVSAACV, encoded by the coding sequence ATGAACGAAAGAAAATTATCCATTCAAGATATCTGTACTATCAGTCTGTGTACTGCAGTTACCGCAATTATGGCACAGATATCCATACCTATGCCGATGGGGGTGCCGATGACCATGCAGACGTTTGCTGTTACGCTCGCGGCGGTCATACTCGGCGCCAAAAAGGGCGCTGCCGCTTCGCTTATCTATGTACTGCTCGGCGCCGCAGGCGTACCGGTCCTGGCTAACTTTACCGGCGGTTACCAATATCTCATCGGTCCTACCGGAGGATTTCTTCTTACCTTTCCTGTTATGGCATATATCATCGGACTTGGCGCAGAAAAGTTCCGGCGCGCAAACAGCGGCTTCATTATCTGCCTTATCCTGGGAACTGCTGTGAACTACATCGGCGGCATCGCGATGTTCTGCCTTGTGACGGGCAGCAGTGTGTGGGCCGGCTTCACCGCCTGCGTACTTCCGTTCATCCCGACCGCAGTGATAAAAGCCGGACTCGCCGCCGCGATCGGGCTTAAGATCCACAGAAGGCTGGTGAGCGCCGCATGCGTCTGA
- a CDS encoding DUF1848 domain-containing protein has protein sequence MIISASRRTDIPACYPDWFVNRLKAGEILVPNPYNRKKISRIALSPDTVDCIVFWTKNPEPLLPGLKEIDRLGYRYCFQMTVTDYEKDMEENIPSTEESMATFVLLAERLGRERVDWRFDPIILSGKYTLGYHLEKFEMMCEWLHNYTDRCIISFMDGCRENPYPEMEEEDMLEAAKGLSEIAGKYKLPLYTCAEKINLERYGIHHSACIDKEKIRKIIGYKLDLKKDAGQRKECRCAESIDIGMYDTCVNGCRYCYATGGAESAKKKHAQHDPESPLLVGHLRGDETIVERKVQSGRDMQISLFDLPYGVGAPKDAL, from the coding sequence ATGATAATCAGCGCAAGCAGAAGAACCGATATCCCCGCGTGTTATCCGGACTGGTTTGTCAACCGCCTGAAAGCGGGGGAGATATTAGTGCCAAATCCATACAACAGGAAAAAGATCAGCCGTATCGCCTTGTCACCGGATACGGTTGATTGTATTGTGTTCTGGACGAAGAATCCGGAGCCGCTCCTGCCCGGTCTCAAGGAGATCGACCGGCTTGGATACCGGTATTGCTTTCAGATGACTGTCACAGATTATGAGAAAGACATGGAGGAAAATATACCTTCAACAGAGGAATCGATGGCCACTTTTGTGCTGCTTGCCGAGCGTCTCGGGAGAGAGCGGGTCGACTGGAGATTTGATCCGATCATCCTGAGCGGAAAGTACACGCTTGGCTATCATCTGGAAAAGTTTGAGATGATGTGCGAATGGCTTCACAATTATACAGACCGGTGTATCATCAGTTTCATGGACGGCTGCAGAGAGAATCCTTATCCGGAGATGGAAGAGGAAGATATGCTGGAGGCGGCAAAGGGGCTGTCCGAAATTGCCGGGAAGTACAAACTCCCGCTGTACACCTGCGCTGAGAAAATAAATCTGGAGAGGTACGGCATACATCACAGCGCTTGTATCGATAAGGAGAAAATACGCAAGATCATCGGCTATAAACTTGATCTGAAAAAGGACGCCGGACAGAGAAAAGAATGCAGATGCGCGGAGAGTATTGATATTGGGATGTACGACACCTGTGTCAACGGATGCCGGTATTGTTACGCTACAGGAGGCGCTGAGAGCGCTAAGAAGAAGCATGCTCAGCACGACCCGGAGTCACCGCTTCTTGTCGGACATCTGCGCGGAGATGAGACGATCGTGGAGCGTAAGGTACAGTCCGGCAGAGATATGCAGATATCACTGTTTGACCTTCCTTACGGCGTCGGCGCGCCGAAAGATGCTTTGTGA
- a CDS encoding ribonucleoside triphosphate reductase, with protein MYQVTKRDGQIAKFDITKISEAISKAFAAQEKEYNQDIIDLLALKVTADFEPKIKNSLVQVEDIQDSVEAVLIKAGYADVAKGYILYRKQREKIRNLNSTMLDYREIVDSYVKVTDWRVKENSTVTYSVGGLILSNSGAITANYWLSEIYDDEIGQAHRDADIHIHDLSMLTGYCAGWSLKQLIQEGLGGIPGKISSSPAKHLSVLCNQMVNFLGIMQNEWAGAQAFSSFDTYLAPFVKVDDLQYEDVKKCIESFIYGVNTPSRWGTQAPFSNITLDWTVPNDLVNMPAIVGGKEMDFTYGDCKREMDLVNKAFIQIMIEGDAHGRGFQYPIPTYSITSDFDWSETENNKLLFEMTAKYGTPYFSNYINSDMEPSDVRSMCCRLRLDLRELRKKSGGFFGSGESTGSVGVVTINMPRIAYQSADEEEFFTRLDKMMDIAARSLHVKRSVITKLLDEGLYPYTKRYLGTFDNHFSTIGLIGMNEAGLNAKWIGKDMTDTATQEFSKKVLNHMRERLSGYQEEYGELYNLEATPAESTTYRFAKHDVAQFPDIITAAEGDGTPYYTNSSHLPVGYTEDIFEALDIQDELQTLYTSGTVFHAFLGEKLPDWKSAASLVKKIAENYRLPYYTMSPTYSICKNHGYINGEEYSCPECGETTEVYSRITGYYRPVQNWNDGKSQEFKDRKVYDLSHSKLHITSKSGEHIDEVPKQEAGEPQKILFTTKTCPNCTMAKAMLEKAHIDYMLVDAEEHADLVEKYGIKQAPTLIVIDENGVEKLANASNIKKYTESN; from the coding sequence ATGTATCAAGTAACAAAAAGAGACGGTCAGATAGCAAAGTTTGACATCACAAAAATCAGCGAGGCGATCAGCAAGGCGTTTGCCGCACAGGAGAAAGAGTATAATCAGGATATTATCGATCTGCTGGCGCTGAAGGTTACCGCTGATTTTGAACCAAAGATAAAGAATTCGCTCGTTCAGGTGGAGGACATCCAGGACAGCGTTGAGGCAGTCCTGATCAAGGCGGGATATGCAGATGTGGCGAAGGGCTATATCTTATACAGAAAACAGAGAGAGAAGATACGTAATCTGAATTCCACCATGCTGGACTACAGAGAGATCGTGGACAGCTATGTGAAGGTAACGGACTGGCGCGTCAAGGAGAATTCAACGGTCACATATTCCGTGGGCGGACTCATTCTCAGCAACTCCGGGGCGATCACTGCGAACTACTGGCTGTCGGAGATCTATGATGATGAGATCGGACAGGCACACAGAGACGCTGACATCCATATCCACGACTTGTCCATGCTCACAGGCTACTGTGCAGGGTGGTCGTTAAAGCAGCTTATCCAGGAAGGACTCGGCGGCATTCCGGGAAAGATATCATCCTCACCGGCAAAGCATCTGAGCGTGCTCTGCAACCAGATGGTCAACTTTCTCGGTATTATGCAGAATGAATGGGCAGGCGCACAGGCATTTTCTTCTTTTGACACATATCTTGCCCCGTTTGTAAAGGTGGATGACCTGCAGTATGAAGATGTGAAAAAATGCATTGAATCATTTATCTATGGTGTGAACACTCCGTCCCGCTGGGGCACACAGGCGCCGTTTTCCAATATCACGCTCGACTGGACGGTGCCGAATGACCTTGTCAATATGCCGGCTATCGTGGGCGGTAAAGAGATGGACTTCACATACGGCGACTGTAAGAGAGAGATGGATCTGGTCAACAAGGCATTTATCCAGATCATGATCGAGGGAGACGCGCACGGCCGTGGATTCCAGTATCCCATCCCGACCTATTCCATCACGAGTGATTTCGACTGGTCCGAGACAGAGAACAACAAGCTTTTATTTGAAATGACGGCAAAATACGGGACACCTTATTTTTCCAACTATATCAACAGTGATATGGAGCCAAGCGACGTCAGAAGTATGTGCTGCAGACTTCGCCTTGACCTGAGGGAACTGCGCAAGAAATCAGGCGGCTTTTTCGGCAGCGGCGAAAGCACAGGCTCTGTAGGCGTTGTGACGATCAACATGCCGAGAATAGCCTACCAGTCAGCGGATGAGGAAGAGTTTTTCACGCGTCTGGACAAAATGATGGACATCGCGGCACGCTCGCTTCATGTGAAGCGTTCGGTCATCACTAAGCTTCTGGACGAAGGACTTTACCCGTATACAAAGAGATATCTCGGAACGTTTGACAATCATTTTTCAACCATCGGTCTGATAGGAATGAACGAGGCAGGCCTGAACGCAAAATGGATCGGAAAGGATATGACAGACACAGCGACGCAGGAATTTTCCAAGAAAGTGCTGAATCACATGAGGGAGCGGCTTTCCGGTTATCAGGAAGAATACGGCGAGCTGTATAATCTGGAGGCGACGCCGGCAGAGTCCACAACGTACAGATTTGCAAAGCACGATGTGGCACAATTCCCGGACATCATCACGGCGGCAGAAGGAGACGGGACACCGTATTACACGAACAGTTCCCACCTGCCGGTAGGGTATACGGAAGATATCTTTGAGGCGCTTGATATCCAGGACGAACTGCAGACGCTATATACATCCGGAACAGTGTTCCACGCGTTCCTCGGCGAGAAGCTTCCTGACTGGAAGTCGGCAGCTTCACTTGTGAAGAAAATAGCGGAAAATTACAGGCTTCCTTACTATACGATGTCTCCGACCTATTCGATCTGTAAGAACCACGGATATATCAACGGAGAAGAGTACAGCTGCCCGGAATGCGGCGAGACGACGGAAGTATACAGCAGGATCACCGGTTATTACCGTCCGGTCCAGAACTGGAACGACGGTAAATCACAGGAATTCAAGGACAGAAAGGTTTATGACCTGAGTCATTCCAAGCTGCATATTACTTCAAAATCCGGGGAACATATTGATGAAGTGCCAAAGCAGGAGGCAGGAGAACCGCAGAAGATCCTTTTCACTACAAAGACATGCCCGAACTGTACGATGGCAAAAGCCATGCTGGAAAAGGCACACATAGATTATATGCTTGTAGATGCAGAAGAACATGCGGATCTCGTGGAGAAATATGGCATAAAGCAGGCGCCGACACTTATCGTCATAGATGAGAACGGTGTGGAAAAGCTTGCCAATGCATCGAACATTAAAAAGTATACAGAGAGTAATTAG
- a CDS encoding trans-4-hydroxy-L-proline dehydratase activase has protein sequence MSLITSIQKYSIHDGDGIRTTVFFKGCLLKCLWCHNPETQCFKPQLLCDSERCAGCGSCAVVCPQNAVREEAGKMVTDRKLCTGCGTCVDSCNLNLREVAGKEYTVSELVKELRKDEMFYEESGGGVTLSGGEVMMADMDYVEELVKRLDRMGISVAIDTCGQAPYENFERLLPYTDTFLYDIKTMDNEIHKKYMGMGNEQILENLERISSKGARIYIRIPVIREVNGTKEDMEEIIRYLREKQIRVANINLLPYHNTGSGKYEKLGLTYGGTKLHAPSGEEMEQFVTLFKQSGFQNVKIGG, from the coding sequence ATGAGTTTGATAACAAGCATCCAGAAGTATTCTATCCACGACGGCGACGGGATACGGACGACGGTATTTTTTAAAGGGTGTCTGCTGAAATGCCTCTGGTGCCACAATCCGGAGACGCAGTGCTTTAAGCCCCAGCTGCTCTGTGACAGTGAGCGGTGTGCCGGGTGCGGAAGCTGCGCCGTGGTCTGTCCGCAGAATGCCGTGCGGGAAGAGGCAGGAAAGATGGTCACAGACCGGAAGCTCTGTACCGGCTGCGGCACATGTGTGGACAGCTGTAACCTGAATCTGCGGGAAGTGGCAGGGAAAGAATATACGGTCAGTGAACTGGTAAAAGAGCTGAGAAAAGACGAGATGTTCTATGAAGAATCCGGCGGCGGAGTAACACTGTCCGGCGGGGAAGTCATGATGGCGGATATGGATTACGTAGAAGAACTTGTAAAAAGGCTTGACAGGATGGGCATATCGGTGGCCATAGATACGTGCGGACAGGCGCCGTACGAAAATTTTGAACGGCTGCTCCCATATACAGATACCTTTTTGTATGACATCAAGACGATGGACAACGAGATACATAAAAAGTATATGGGCATGGGGAATGAACAGATTCTGGAGAATCTGGAACGGATCAGCAGCAAAGGCGCCCGTATATATATCCGTATTCCGGTCATACGGGAAGTAAACGGAACGAAAGAAGATATGGAAGAGATCATCAGATACCTCAGGGAGAAACAGATCAGGGTGGCGAATATAAATCTTCTCCCCTACCACAATACAGGCTCAGGAAAATATGAAAAGCTTGGGCTTACATATGGCGGAACTAAGCTTCACGCGCCGTCCGGCGAAGAGATGGAGCAGTTTGTGACACTGTTTAAACAATCAGGATTCCAGAATGTAAAAATAGGAGGTTAA
- a CDS encoding DUF1284 domain-containing protein: MRLRPHHLLCTQGYSGKGYSPEFVKNMDAVVRRLRTEQKTPIELVFSTDDLCSCCPDMLACDLCRENEKVKRFDRKTAEYFGLEEKTYIYQELTAHIRSHITPEILEDICGGCSWYPVSACRKNITGKK; this comes from the coding sequence ATGCGTCTGAGACCCCACCACCTGCTCTGTACGCAGGGCTACTCCGGCAAAGGCTACAGCCCGGAATTTGTAAAGAATATGGATGCAGTCGTCCGCCGTCTGCGGACAGAGCAGAAGACGCCGATAGAGCTTGTCTTCTCCACAGATGATCTCTGTTCCTGCTGTCCCGATATGCTTGCCTGCGATCTGTGCCGGGAAAACGAAAAAGTGAAGCGGTTTGACCGCAAGACTGCCGAATATTTCGGGCTCGAGGAAAAGACATACATATACCAGGAACTGACAGCCCACATACGCAGTCATATCACCCCTGAAATACTGGAAGACATATGCGGCGGCTGCAGCTGGTACCCTGTGAGCGCCTGCCGCAAAAACATAACCGGTAAAAAATAA
- a CDS encoding anaerobic ribonucleoside-triphosphate reductase activating protein: MVIQGLQKLTLLDYPGKVACTIFTAGCNFRCPFCHNASLVVDTYKNEEITQEEVSAFLKKRMGVLDGVCVTGGEPLIQSDIEPFLRQIKEMGYAVKLDTNGSFPDKLKRLVDEKLVDYVAMDIKNSQESYGKTIGIRDYDIRNIHRSVQYLLSDAVPYEFRTTVVLEFHQRSDFESIGRWIRGAQRYYLQQFVDSGDLIQEGLHGYNREIMEQALEVVEKYVQTAEIRGL, encoded by the coding sequence ATGGTGATTCAAGGTTTACAGAAGCTTACACTTTTGGATTATCCGGGCAAAGTGGCTTGTACCATATTTACAGCAGGATGTAATTTCCGGTGTCCCTTCTGCCACAACGCTTCACTTGTGGTAGATACTTATAAGAACGAAGAGATAACGCAGGAAGAGGTGTCTGCGTTTCTGAAAAAGCGCATGGGAGTGCTGGACGGGGTATGCGTTACCGGAGGTGAGCCGCTGATACAGTCTGATATAGAACCATTTCTGAGGCAGATCAAGGAGATGGGGTACGCGGTAAAGCTTGACACAAACGGAAGCTTTCCCGATAAGCTCAAGAGACTCGTGGACGAAAAACTTGTGGACTATGTAGCCATGGACATCAAGAATTCCCAGGAGAGTTACGGGAAGACGATCGGTATCAGGGATTATGACATACGGAACATACACCGAAGCGTCCAGTATCTTCTAAGTGACGCCGTGCCCTATGAATTCCGCACCACCGTTGTGCTGGAGTTTCACCAGCGCTCGGATTTTGAGTCCATCGGCAGGTGGATCAGGGGAGCGCAGCGGTACTACCTCCAGCAGTTTGTAGATTCGGGAGATCTCATACAGGAAGGGCTTCACGGATACAACAGGGAAATTATGGAACAGGCGCTGGAAGTGGTGGAAAAATACGTGCAGACCGCGGAAATACGCGGGTTATAG
- a CDS encoding MerR family transcriptional regulator: protein MTIKEVENLVDMKKANIRYYEDEGLLAPERNKENNYREYSMQDVEDLKKIKFLRVLGVPVKDIKLVKEGKRTVSDVVGMRKAALERELAELSEARGLCDELMHRNDTFDELDVTLMDMQNDFFKMRGVKIMKLDKIYRLESYRNMCNRIWQTVFLIYMPVMLSLKFVFHYELPFWLSVPLMFSALAAVAVMGVIDYRIEHYKEDSMS from the coding sequence TTGACAATTAAAGAAGTAGAAAATCTCGTAGATATGAAAAAAGCAAACATCCGTTATTATGAGGACGAAGGCCTTCTGGCTCCGGAGAGAAATAAGGAAAATAATTACCGGGAGTACAGCATGCAGGATGTGGAAGATCTGAAAAAGATCAAATTCCTGAGAGTGCTCGGCGTTCCGGTGAAGGATATCAAGCTGGTAAAAGAAGGCAAACGGACAGTTTCGGACGTTGTCGGTATGAGAAAGGCAGCGCTTGAAAGAGAGCTGGCAGAGCTGTCCGAGGCGAGAGGTCTCTGTGACGAGCTTATGCATAGGAACGACACGTTTGATGAGCTGGATGTAACTCTGATGGATATGCAGAACGATTTCTTTAAGATGAGAGGAGTGAAGATAATGAAGCTGGATAAAATCTACCGTCTGGAAAGCTACAGGAATATGTGCAACAGAATATGGCAGACCGTATTTCTGATATATATGCCTGTTATGCTGTCCCTGAAATTTGTATTTCATTATGAACTGCCGTTCTGGCTGAGCGTTCCGCTGATGTTTTCCGCACTGGCGGCAGTCGCTGTGATGGGAGTGATCGATTACAGGATTGAGCACTATAAAGAAGACAGTATGAGCTAG
- a CDS encoding HD domain-containing protein — protein MIDKAIEFATRAHEGQFRKGTRRPYIVHPVEVGDIVSTMTKDEEVISAAVLHDTIEDCEGITEEVLAKEFSVRVAVMVAQESEDKSKTWVERKGATIRHIGRSPVEVQMIGLADKLSNMRDIDRDYPVEGEKLWERFRMKDKAMIGWYYKGIRDALADSFGGVEAYEEYCRLVEKNFG, from the coding sequence ATGATCGACAAAGCGATTGAATTTGCAACGAGGGCACACGAAGGACAGTTCAGAAAAGGGACGAGGCGGCCATATATCGTCCATCCTGTCGAGGTGGGGGATATTGTGTCCACTATGACGAAAGACGAAGAGGTCATAAGCGCGGCGGTGCTTCACGATACGATCGAGGATTGTGAAGGCATTACGGAGGAAGTGCTCGCGAAAGAATTCAGTGTCAGGGTGGCGGTGATGGTCGCTCAGGAAAGTGAGGACAAATCCAAGACATGGGTGGAGCGGAAAGGCGCGACGATCCGCCATATCGGAAGGTCACCGGTGGAAGTCCAGATGATAGGGCTTGCGGATAAACTGTCTAACATGAGAGACATTGACAGAGACTATCCTGTGGAAGGAGAAAAGCTGTGGGAGAGGTTCCGCATGAAAGACAAAGCGATGATCGGCTGGTACTATAAGGGAATCCGGGATGCACTTGCAGACAGCTTTGGCGGTGTGGAGGCATACGAAGAATACTGCAGGCTGGTGGAAAAGAATTTCGGATAG
- a CDS encoding acylphosphatase, producing the protein MAEIRRRYVFKGRVQGVGFRYTAKYLARSLGLTGWVQNEWDGTVTMEVQGREPMINKLLTGINNNSFIEIDWIDWEGIPLEREAGFESR; encoded by the coding sequence ATGGCAGAGATCCGCAGACGGTACGTGTTTAAAGGCAGAGTCCAGGGCGTGGGCTTCCGCTACACGGCCAAATATCTTGCAAGGTCGCTCGGGCTCACCGGCTGGGTGCAAAATGAGTGGGACGGAACCGTGACGATGGAGGTTCAGGGGCGGGAGCCCATGATAAATAAACTGCTCACCGGCATAAATAACAACAGTTTCATCGAGATAGACTGGATAGACTGGGAGGGGATCCCTCTGGAGCGGGAGGCCGGCTTTGAGTCCAGATAA